aaatatttgtgactttaataaaatgttcgtgaacgatgaatttggaaaaaaatattCGTGACTTTAAAAGAATATTCATGAGTTTAAAAaaagttcgcgaacgatgaatttggaaaaaatattcacgactttaaaaaaatgttagcGAACGATGAATTTGGGGAAAATATTCGCGAGTTTAAAAAAAGtttgcgaacgatgaatttggaaaaaatattcatgactttaaaaaaatgttcgcgaacgatgaatttggaaaaaatattcgtgACTTTAATAAAATGTTCGCGAACAATGAATTCGGAAAAAATATTTGCGACTTTAATAAAAAGTTCACTAACATTTTTTAAAGTCAAGAATTTTTGTGGTTTGCGAACATTTTTTCCATACCCACGAACAATATTTGTGGTTCgcgaacatattttcaaatttattgtttgtgaacttttttaaagtCGCGAATATTTTTCTCATATTCGcgaatatttttttgaattaatgaacatttttactATTCACGCACCAGGGGTATCTTTGATGCCAaagattttcagattttttttgttcatatttttttatttttcgcacTGTTCACCATGCCAGCTGGCCATTTAGAGGGGTTTAGTGAGATTTTGGACCTGGATGACACACTTACTGTACTTCGAGGACCTAAATGACGATTctcatagttcgaggacctatgtGACACCCCTGAAATAGTTTAAGGACCTACAGTGCATTTCACTCAATTTTATGGGTCCAGAAACTTGATTAGGAAGGTGCACCCACATGGAGATGCCACTTGAGCTGAATTTTGGCAAGACTAGTTATTTGGACAGATAAaggtgctgtaaaaatttcataccaattggatgcaccaaaatggtacttccttcacaactatTTTCCCtatccagaaacttgcaaaaactCTAGAGACATATTGGCTTGATTAAATGGTCCCAAATTTGCTGGAGAGAAGTTATTTGGGTAGTAGAATGCTCTGGTAATTTTTCAggtaaaatgaagcaatataaaatgtacttgcttcacaacctgaaaatattgacagaatcaaagatttgattatgtgctcacatagataaagggatggagctgaaatttggaggagtgtgctaatatgagcacatgaaggagagtgcaaaatttcaactcatttggataaccctagctagtacttccttcacaaagccttctgtttgacagaaacttttaaAAATCaccgaggaagattggctaggcaaataaagttgaatttttgcatggagaaattatttggacataaaagaatgcccaaaaagtttgggagcaaacaaggttggataaatgacacttccttcacaaagtgcccctctggacagaaatgaagaataattattcaGGAATTATTCTTGCGCTAGGacaggaaagtttgggcatatttgagcaacatatgacccaaagaaattatgaaaattatttgtaaatttttggatggacagaaatataggttgcttcacaacctagggtagacagggttattcctttatTAGAAAagggaatattccctagaaaaagattttagggtttggtcaaagagtgaagtgacatgattttGGTAAGGTTTTGAGAATTATTATCCACTTGAGAGGGGGAATAAGGATGATTTCCCAGATGGCAAGACCACAGAACCActcgaaaaagaaaaaacaaagcaaaaaccaataaaaaaaacagaaaaaagccaAAAACCCGGCTGTTACAGGGGCTGATGCCTGGTCTTTTGCTCTGGGCCTTGGCGGTAGTGTTTTGTTAGACATCGCGACATCTTTTGGATTTCTGAACTCTGTCTTGTAACAGCGATGACCTGGGAGAACTTGCTTTACTGGTATGTCTATTACGGGTAGAAAGCTTGTGGTTAGAACCTTTTGGACTGGTGTATGTTTCCGCTGTTGATTTCATTTAAATGAAATCGGAGGAGAAACCCTCTTTTGCTTAAAAAAACTACCATGCGAATCAAAGGATGAGATGATTCAATACTACTCGGTTTCAGAAATAGTATGATATACCATAAAAAAACTCATATTATTTGCATGCATGCATCTCACGCTTACCGTGGGCAAAGTAGTCCTCGACGAGGAGTGCGACCAGCCACAAGCATCGGCATCTCGTATGGACACTGTCGTCGTACGGCTGCCGTCTCGTACGGCCGCCGTCCACGGGGAGTTGGTCCAGCCGTCCACAATAACGCCTTGACACACGGCCGTTGTGAGCGTGTTGTCCACGGGGCCAACATCGTGTCCAGTGGCCGCCATGGATGACAGGCTGAGCCGTCAGACTGGCCGGCGGCGCCGAGCTCCTTCGGTGAGGGCGTGAGGCCATGGACGAGAGGTCGTTGCTGCATCGTGTTGTTTGGCCACCGCCGTCAAGGCTCTTCGAAGTGGCCGCCATTGACGCAAGCGAGAATAAGATAACCCTAATTAGACATATTTAAAAAGTATAAagctgtttagatcactactttaataaTCTAAACATAAACACTCTTATATGTCTTGGAAGTTGATCCGTCCGTCCACGACGACGTTTTGACACACGGCCACTGCGAACGTGCTGTCCGCCGGGCCAATAGCGTGTCCTGCGGCCGCCACGGACGAGCCATCCGACTGGCCGGCGGCGCCGAGCTCCTTCGGTGAGGCCATGGGCGAGAGGTCGTCACCGCATCGTGTTGTTTGGCCGCCGCCGTCAAGGCCCTTCCGCATGGCCGCCATTGACGCAAGTGAAACACTCTTATATTTTTTTTCTACAGGGAAGTAACTGTTAGAGCATGACAAAGTACTTGTGTTTTGGAATTGAGGATTGACAACAGGTGGGATTGGGATGCTTTGAGATTGTCGCGGCCACGTGAAGCTCATCTGATTGGGTCTCACAACATCGCCAGTCTCATAGGATTGGGTCTCACTGCGTTACCTCCCACCTCCTGTGTGCTCTGGTCTGGTCAGCACCACAAACTACTCTGGCCCAGCGAAGAGGAAGACGTCTGTTGTTCGGCCACGACCAACTTCGCTACCTTTCCTTGCAATCCCGCGTGGCTAATGGCACCGGAGCAACACAACTACTTGCTCAGCCTCCTTCTTTTAGGAGTTCTGCACCGGAAACGGTGAACAACGTCGCCTATGAAATCTCAGAGCAAACATTTACCAAGGTTCAACTAATTACTGCAAATCCATCACATAGTAGATCCATGGTTGTCCTAATAATTAATGGTTTAATCACACCACAAAGGTTCACAATGGTACATCAATACAAGTTCGTAAACGGTTCCAACTATCCTAGAACCAACACAAATTATACAAGTCTCATAGTTTTCTTCCCTGAAATATCATTACTTGTGCAGTTTTAGTAAGCAATAGTATATTATGCTAGGGATAAGGGTCTGTCCCGGTCATCATTGTTGCAACGGTTGCTATGTCAATGTTTTGctttgcctttttctttcccttcggATATCCTTATCTTGTAGAATCCTCTCATATAGTCGGTTTCACCTTAATTGAAGTTGGAGACACAATATTATATGTTAAATCGCTACACATGAGACGATAATCATTTGGAAGTTCTACTAGATTTTCCAAAGAGATACCTCGAAGAAGTGGAGACGAATCAAACCACCGTAACTTCTTTATGGCTCTCGCCAGTAATATCATGTAATCACCCTTGCTATGTTGTACATATCTCTCAATCTGAGCCTTAGTTGTCCCAATTTTCTCCTAACATGAAAAAAAACATGGTACAATATATATACAAATAAAAAAATGAAGTGTTATAAAATACTCCCAAGATAATACACACTCACCTTTTGACCTGAAAATCCTTTGTACTCGTCATCGTAGTGAGCGACAATTTTGTTCCTCAAGAATAAAACTGAGTGAAGCAAGTTGTTATCCTTATGTTCTCGTTCGATGTTATTCTCATCTTTTGGTTTTGTAAACTCTCGCATGAGATGAATTAGTCCAAGAGACGGCTCCCTCATGAGTTGACCTCCTTTCTCTGTCTGTGCGTATGGTAGCTTGTTTTTTGCATCACGATCCATGTCAACCATAAAATGTATTTCTCTGATGAACTCCATCTTTGTGTTGGCATTCCATAAACCCGGCTGCCAAAGTAGGTCGTCATAACTGCACCATTGGCACATCACATATGAGCAAATACATGACTTATaaccataataataagataaaggACAACATATGGCCAACATATTTATTTTGCAAAATGACAACCGACCTACCTCACTGTTCCCTGCATTAAGAAGCGAGCCAACTCCCTTAATTCCATACTGGCTTGGTTACCGTGGCCAAACAAGGAATTTAGACAGCCTCCAATCTCGTTCCAGTGTGTTGCTTTCAAACCATTGGCTGCATGTTTTCACAAAAATGCATAAATTTTCAAAATGATTAAGCAAAGGTGCCATGATTCCACAGGTGAAATACTCACTTTAATAATTTCCTAAGGCCATTACATTAAAGGAAACAAACTTGAACTATACTTGGGTAACAAAATGTTTCATTTTCAAGAAAACGTATCTAGTTCAATGCAAAATGCTACAAAAAAATCAGAATTTATTGTTATGTCATAATGCCTAAAAGTAAAGTGTCATGATCATTACTGATGACACGCCACTTAGCTGCAACAACCAGTACTCTGAAGTCAGAACTCAAGCATTGGTGTTGGACAGTTTCCCATAAAATTAAAGTGCATAGAAATAGCAAGTGTGGAGTAGCATATATATAAGAATGTAAAACATTAAATAAAATCTATCATTATACTTCAAGCTACCACATTGATCCACATAGAGTAAGTAATCTACTCTGTTGTTTTTGTAACGGATCTTAGTTACAAGGGATGGGATTTAAAACTGAAGATAAGAAACATATAGTATAAATTTGCAAAAAGAGACATGCATGTGTTTGAATCAAAATCTGAACAACGGAACTCTGTACTGCATGGCAATGACATCACTGCTTTCATCAGCAATTCATCAACAAACGTTCCTACATATTAAGTTCCTATCTCCTTCCTTTATTTTTTATTAAATGGACGGAGTACAAATGAATTTGACTCGGAATCTCCCTGTCCAAGAATAAATTTAAACCTCATAATTCCTCTGTAGACATCTATAAAGTGTGCCGTTGATTATCTTTCCTACGTACTGCACATTAAGACCATATGTAGCTAAATATATGAATACATTTTGCACACTAGGGATTTGACTTGTAAGACCTAAAACTAGAAAAGTTGAATAAAGAGAACAATTTGATTTCAATTAAATTTCAAATAGTATGTACTGGCATGTGAGAAATGAGAATGCGACATGCTTCAGATTTAACAAGATGTATGGATTTAGTTGTAATTGAAAAGGTGTCGTCGTGAATAGAGAAGAGTCGGGCTATGGTGCACTTTTGAATTGACGGTCAGTGCAAAGTTAACGATAACTAGAAATGGTTGATTTCCAGGAATCAAATTACCATGTACCAGTGCAAGGCATGCAAGTAGTGAGAACAATTTGTGTGAGATACATGTGCAAGTGGCACATCATACAAGAATGCTCAACAGTGTTGCAGCTACAACAGTAATGATTTCAAGCAACCAATCATGCCAAGTAGGTAATAAGCTGTGTATGCTATGCTGAAAAAAACATAAATCATGGATGGAAGGGGGCGATTGAAAAGTCGAATGTAACATCAGCCACTTCCGAATGTTATAGAAACTCGCAATGAATATATTTTCTAGGAAACATATAGAAGAAATCATGGAAGCATACTAATGAACTGAAATAACAACAGTGCGTGTGGATGTGACTCGAGATGATGAGACTGAACATCTATCCACTCATCACCCACATTTTCATAGAATAAAAGAAGTGTTCAAGAACAATAGAGTGGAGACGAGCGGACGCCCATGAATTGGTTATCACTATCGGGTTGAGTTCATGTTTGATTGGAAGTGACTGAGAAGAGGTACATTGAGAAGTACCAAAGAGTATTAGGTACTTGTACATTGGGAAGTACTTATATTGCATGGCATCGATAAAGTAAGAAGAATCGACATATCAATGCCAATGTGTTATCTGTGCGACCTAACGTATCATCGAAAAAGAGGAGCATGATTTGTTGTGGCAAAAACCCTAAACTTGGAAGTGAAAACATGTCAAATATGTGGTAAATCTTGTTTACTGTGCTAAATAATACCCACAAAAAATGGGCACCATAAAAAATATACGAGAAGGGGTCAGAGTGATCGATTGAGAATAGCTTATAAAATTATGGTAACTTTACTCTAATGAATGAGCATCTTAGATGGGTATGCAATAATCATAGTGGAAACATATAGCTAGATACATTCCACCAATCAAATAATGTAAGTTCAATATATATCGCTAATGATGAGGCAGATGGAGGAAGAAAAG
The Triticum dicoccoides isolate Atlit2015 ecotype Zavitan chromosome 3A, WEW_v2.0, whole genome shotgun sequence genome window above contains:
- the LOC119270125 gene encoding uncharacterized protein LOC119270125; translation: MYEATVDGKRCVALRKTMDGAYTMYKALLEFTHPNILKPVGIWEDPHCHDVAYIVFRGVDGTMEQLGGQTMFEEGDPYNGFSEHGFKMFRAIFSTIDHVNSHYAGEGTSSARNTQRELMQIRLDPPNIYYKMVDGEPLVLLGNMDIYYQGANGLKATHWNEIGGCLNSLFGHGNQASMELRELARFLMQGTVSYDDLLWQPGLWNANTKMEFIREIHFMVDMDRDAKNKLPYAQTEKGGQLMREPSLGLIHLMREFTKPKDENNIEREHKDNNLLHSVLFLRNKIVAHYDDEYKGFSGQKEKIGTTKAQIERYVQHSKGDYMILLARAIKKLRWFDSSPLLRGETDYMRGFYKIRISEGKEKGKAKH